TTTTAAAAGAAATATTCAGGTTGGGCCGAATTGCATCTTGTGTTGGGTTGGTACTGAAAGTCATGAGcatcttttctttaattgcccTTTTTCCACTAGCATTTGGGGTCAAATTAGTTCTTTTTGCTCCCAAGGGGGTGGAGGCCCTACAAATCTCCAGAATGTGCTTGCTTGGCTCTTGAGTGTTGGTTGTGCAAATGATAGGATGGATTTGGTTCCCAAGTTGGGTTTTTGTGCTACTGTGCATtacatttggtgggagagaaaccgAAGGCTGTTTGAGAACAAGGTTAGAACCCATGATCAGATTATAGAGGCAATTCGTCTTAATGTGGCCATTAAGTGTGCCTTTCCCATTTCTGCTGTCACTGCCCAAGGAACTAGTTCTTGGCTGATAATTGGggattagggtggattggaaggtgattactcaaaaaacctgtgcttggtttagacctcctactcacatggcagtccttcactgtgatgggtccttaacagctgatagagcttcctatgGTGGAATCATTCGTGATGATGCAGGTGTTGCCATAATGGCGTATGCGGGGAAGGGAGATATTAATTCTGTTCTAGGCATGGAGCTCTTTGCAATTTTAAAGGGGGTCACTTTTTGTATTCAAAGGACCCTACTTCGGGTttccatcagatctgattccaaaTTGGCAGTAGATATTCTTAATGGGGCTGTGGACTGCCCTTGGAGCATGCAAATCTTGATGGACCGTATAGCTACGCTACTACAGCAATTACAGCGTAAGGAGATcaaacatgtttggagagagctCAACCAGCAAGCAGACTTTATTGCAGCCATGGATACGGGGGATGGGGAAGCAATTTTTTATCCACTTGATTTCCCACAGGACCTGGtggagttggttaagaatgattCAGATGGTAAAGTTTTTTAAGGACCTTGTCTCATTGAGTTGTTGGCCTGGTCTTAGGCTTTTCGACCGAGGGCCTGTCCTCGGGTTGTTTTAGGggctctcctccccctcttaggcctgtctaaggggggagGACAAGGGCTGCCTTCtgtatttttttcctctttcttaatacaatcacacttacctatcaaaaaaaaatcccaaacccaaaaaaagtacagaaaatgcccccaaataaccccgaacgacccacccggtttggtttaaacaaaaaatgaacatatgtcaaaataggtatcaatttgaaggtcacgaccctcaacatcatatccacacgtccaataatagataatgacactttttagaaaatcccaaacccaaaaaagtacagaaacacccccaaataaccccaaacgaccaacctggtttggtataaaccgaaaataaacatatgccaaaataggtatcgattcaaagatcgcaactctcaacatcgcatccacacgtctaataagagataaggacactttttagaaaattccaaactcaaaaaagtacaaaaatgcccccaaataactcaaaacgaccaacccggtctgatttaaacaaaaaatgaacatatgtcgaaataggtatcgattcgaaggtcacgaccatcaacagcgcatccacacatctaataagagataaggacactttttagaaaatcccaaacgcaaaaaagtactgaaatgcccccaaataaccccaaacgacccacccggtctggtttaaaccgaaaatgaacatatgtcaaaataggtatcgattcgaaggtcacgaccctcagcattgcatccacacatctaataagagataacgacactttttagaaaatcccaaacccaaaaaagtacagaaatgcccccaaataaccccaaacaacccacacggtctggtttaaaccgtaaacgaacatatgtcgaaataggtgtggattcgaaggtcacaactctcaacatcgctttcgcacgtctaataagagataaggacactttttagaaaatcccaaacccaaaaaagaacaaaaatgtccaaataaccccaaacgacccacctggtctagtttaaacaaaaaatgaacaaatgtcgaaataggtatcgattcgaaggtcacgaccctcaacatcatatccacacgtctaataagagataaggacactttttagaaaatcccaaatgtaaaaaagtactgaaatgacctaaataaccccaaacgacccacccggtctggtttagactgaaaatgaacatatgtcaaaataggtatcgattcgaaggtcacgaccctcaacatcacttccacatgtctaataagagataaggacactttttagaaaattccaaatccaaaaaagtatagaaacgcccccaaataaccccaaatgacccacccggtctggtttaaaccgaaaatgaacatacgtagtaataggtatcgattcaaaggtcacgaccctcaacatcgcttccacacatctaataagagataaggacactttttagagaattccaaagcaaaaaaagtatagaaacgcccccaaaaacccccaaac
This region of Telopea speciosissima isolate NSW1024214 ecotype Mountain lineage unplaced genomic scaffold, Tspe_v1 Tspe_v1.0641, whole genome shotgun sequence genomic DNA includes:
- the LOC122648249 gene encoding uncharacterized protein LOC122648249, translated to MAYAGKGDINSVLGMELFAILKGVTFCIQRTLLRVSIRSDSKLAVDILNGAVDCPWSMQILMDRIATLLQQLQRKEIKHVWRELNQQADFIAAMDTGDGEAIFYPLDFPQDLVELVKNDSDGKVF